The following proteins come from a genomic window of Leptospira neocaledonica:
- a CDS encoding dihydrolipoyl dehydrogenase, protein MKKYDILVIGSGGGTKLVTPPSKLGYKVAILEKDRLGGTCLNRGCIPSKMLIHPAEILTQAKDVSKFQLNIPGPFSVDFKTLVERVSATVDADSDSIIPAYEKNPNIDFYPHEGRFIENKVVKVNGELLTADRIFIAAGCRPSIPDIPGLAGTPYMTSREALRRTELPKKLLVIGGGYIGLELGFAYSAFGSKTTFIVRNRMLSHEDKDIVDGFEKAFSKREDVRLGTEVKKVDYQNGIFRLECKNSKETYILEGDALLVATGIKPNTDWLDLQHTDIQTNEKGYIKTNEYLETTADGVYALGDIIGKYFFRHSVNFEGEFLFNSLYVDKHRTPVEYPPVPHAVFTYPQVAAVGKTEQQLKEEGTEYISAINPYSSSATGMARLSEDQFVKILVSPKTRKVLGAHIVGEEASNLIHLFILLMTMGGTLDDLLKMIYVHPALPEIARNAARKAREILSSS, encoded by the coding sequence ATGAAAAAGTATGATATTCTCGTAATAGGCTCCGGAGGAGGAACAAAACTAGTCACTCCTCCTTCTAAACTTGGTTATAAGGTAGCAATCTTAGAAAAAGATCGTTTGGGGGGAACCTGCTTAAACAGGGGTTGTATCCCTTCTAAAATGCTCATCCATCCTGCGGAAATTTTAACCCAGGCAAAGGATGTTTCCAAATTCCAGTTAAACATTCCAGGTCCATTCTCCGTGGATTTTAAAACCTTGGTAGAAAGGGTCTCCGCTACTGTGGATGCAGACTCGGATAGTATCATCCCAGCTTATGAAAAAAACCCGAACATAGACTTTTATCCTCACGAAGGAAGATTCATAGAGAATAAGGTAGTAAAAGTAAACGGTGAACTTCTCACTGCGGATCGTATCTTTATCGCAGCGGGATGTAGACCTTCTATCCCTGATATTCCTGGTCTTGCTGGAACCCCCTATATGACAAGTAGAGAAGCACTCAGAAGAACGGAACTTCCCAAAAAACTCTTGGTCATTGGTGGAGGTTATATCGGCCTGGAACTGGGATTTGCTTATTCAGCCTTCGGTTCTAAAACCACTTTTATTGTTCGCAACAGAATGCTTTCCCATGAGGACAAGGATATCGTAGACGGTTTCGAAAAAGCATTTTCCAAAAGAGAAGATGTTCGTTTGGGAACAGAAGTGAAGAAGGTTGACTATCAAAATGGGATCTTCCGTTTAGAATGTAAAAATTCTAAGGAGACTTATATATTAGAAGGAGACGCATTACTCGTTGCCACAGGAATCAAACCGAATACGGATTGGTTGGATCTCCAACACACCGATATCCAAACTAATGAAAAAGGTTATATCAAAACCAACGAATATTTGGAAACCACTGCGGACGGAGTTTATGCCCTGGGAGATATTATCGGAAAATATTTTTTCCGACACTCAGTCAACTTTGAAGGAGAGTTCTTATTCAATTCTCTATATGTAGACAAACATAGAACCCCGGTCGAATATCCTCCGGTTCCCCACGCCGTATTCACTTATCCACAAGTAGCAGCTGTAGGAAAAACGGAGCAACAGCTAAAGGAAGAAGGTACCGAATATATCTCCGCAATCAATCCATATTCCAGCAGTGCTACCGGAATGGCTAGACTATCCGAAGACCAATTCGTCAAAATATTAGTAAGTCCTAAAACCAGAAAAGTACTCGGAGCCCATATAGTGGGGGAAGAGGCTTCTAACCTAATCCATCTTTTTATACTCCTGATGACGATGGGTGGGACTCTAGATGACTTGCTAAAGATGATTTATGTTCATCCCGCTTTGCCTGAAATTGCAAGAAATGCTGCCAGGAAAGCAAGAGAAATCTTAAGCTCTTCCTGA
- a CDS encoding ABC transporter ATP-binding protein, whose protein sequence is MNKALEIKNLVKTYAGGVQALKGIDLTVDEGDFFALLGPNGAGKSTTIGILSSLVNKTSGDVKIYGADIDTELTLAKSYIGVVPQEFNFNIFERVEHIVINQGGYYGLSRKVAVERTHKYLSQLGLYEKRKEGAGRLSGGMKRRLMIARALVHNPKVLILDEPTAGVDIEFRRSLWDFLVKLNESGITIILTTHYLEEAENLCKKIAIIDQGKIVENTSMKELLVKLDTQTFVLDLKQPVTSPIDLNGFHLNKIDDLTLEVDIGKNNSLNDLFRLLDRSGIQISSMRNKSNRLEELFLKLVEKKL, encoded by the coding sequence ATGAACAAAGCCTTAGAAATAAAAAATTTGGTGAAGACCTATGCCGGAGGGGTGCAGGCCTTAAAAGGGATCGATCTGACTGTGGACGAAGGTGACTTTTTTGCCCTTTTAGGTCCGAACGGCGCGGGGAAGTCCACTACGATCGGTATACTCAGTTCCCTAGTAAATAAAACTTCCGGAGATGTGAAAATTTACGGAGCCGATATAGACACGGAACTTACATTAGCAAAGTCTTATATTGGAGTGGTTCCCCAAGAATTTAATTTTAATATTTTCGAAAGAGTGGAACATATTGTCATCAACCAAGGAGGATATTACGGTCTTTCCAGAAAGGTGGCAGTCGAAAGAACTCATAAGTATTTAAGCCAACTAGGGCTGTACGAAAAAAGAAAGGAAGGTGCAGGTAGACTTTCCGGGGGAATGAAAAGAAGGCTCATGATCGCAAGAGCCCTAGTCCATAATCCAAAGGTTTTGATCCTGGATGAACCGACTGCGGGAGTGGATATAGAATTCAGACGTTCTCTTTGGGACTTCCTAGTCAAATTGAACGAATCAGGGATCACGATCATTCTCACCACACATTACTTGGAAGAAGCAGAGAATCTTTGTAAGAAGATAGCAATCATCGACCAAGGAAAGATCGTAGAGAATACTTCCATGAAGGAACTTCTAGTAAAACTGGATACACAGACGTTCGTGTTGGACCTAAAACAACCTGTTACTTCTCCAATTGATCTGAACGGATTTCATTTAAATAAAATAGATGATCTTACCTTGGAAGTGGATATAGGAAAGAATAATTCATTAAATGACCTCTTCCGTCTTTTAGATAGAAGCGGAATACAAATATCAAGTATGAGAAACAAATCCAATCGATTGGAGGAATTATTTTTGAAACTGGTGGAGAAAAAATTATGA